TCTCTTTCTGATAGTAAGCTTGATTCTGGGAATCCAATCAACATGGAGGTAACTCTCTATGAGACCATCCCAAGACTTATAGAGAAGATGAAAACCTCTTTCTCTCCGGACGCAAAGGAAGCTGCTGTGATGGAACTCAACAGAATAATTGCTGAAGGGATGGTGGATTCAACTCGAGCTATAGCTTCTGAAGGGGGAATATTTCCATTGGTTAAGCTGATTGAAGATGGAAGTGAGGGGGCTGTTGAAGCAAGCTTGGGAATACTGTATAATCTAAGCATGGACAGTGAGAATCATTCGGCAATTATAGCTGCTGGAGCAGTGCCGGCATTAAGGAGAATTGTTCAATTGCAAAGACCACAGTGGCCACGAGCACTTCATGTGTTAAGGACTTTACCAACTTGATGTGACCATATGCAAATGCCATAATTGGAGCGAgaaatgtaatttaaaaaaaaaaaaaaagtatttttgtaGGTTCATCCTTTTTGCTACACTGGGAAGTTTATATGTACATCACAGTGATATGATTTAGTGCAACACATGATAAAATATCTTGTTTAGCCCCTTTAACTTGAATGTAGTCCATCCTTCATAATAGAGTTTGCCTCTCCCAGTTGACATAGTTTATCTGAAAAATATCATCATGTTGCCTGCAGTGATTGAAATGGAGACGATATTTTACgatttagattttatttcctGGATggatataataatataaaacagttacataatttaatatttttaaggaTGTAATAGTCTATACACCTTTAGATTTGTAAATACATATAGAGACTTCACATCtgtaatatttaatatgaacCATGAAAAATCACTTGATGAAGGAAGATCTTCTTTCCACCCCTAAACTTAATGTAGAATcacataaacttttttttttttttttttatttgaagtcACACTTGCACAAATTTTACTCACAACAGGTTCaggttatgtaaagataatgtCCAAAAAAACCAATGATGGTGTCCACAAGAAGGAAATAAAGGCGGGGACAGACATTTTCCATTATTATGAAGAAAAATCATTCGTCTTTTTCATGTCAGATAAGGAAATCAAATCACACTTTGTTTTGCATTCAGataattctccaaaaaaaaaaaaaaaaaatgatatctcACGGATctccttttgagttttgagtttgaaCGTTATCTTGAATTCTTGGGACTGGTTGATTGGTCCTTATTGATTCAACCGGCagccttttatttttcatcttaGTTCTGATTGATTGGTCGCTTGGGGTTATGTGCTACACAATGGAAATTGCAGTTTGATATCCTCTAGAGCTCTATGGTCTATCTTTCACAGTAAGATTTGAAACCGGGACAACCTAGTTAGACCAGGTGGTAGCTAGCTTCAATTTGTGCATTTTCTTCTGCCCTCTTCTCTAACCACTCGTACCTTGTGTTGTGTTGTATCTGTTGTACTTTGATTTCTagataattttggtttttaaataaataaataaataaagatggaagatattttcatttttaataagtttaggaataaaaaaatttcacaaaacaaTTCACATATGTAgaagtagtaagttgttattggtaagtaaaaaaatgatatcagtATTGGTCttatataaaaaccaataagagcTTGTCGActcaattgttgtgaaaaatattttgtagttACTAAtactctttttcattttagttaGCTGCTTATTTTATTTGGCTAGGTAGTCAAGTTTATGTTGGACAGTTAAAAGAGGAAGAATCCAACACCAACATGATCCAGTAGCATCAGACACAGTCACACAGATACTCAGACCACTACCATGTATTGCTTATCCTGCCTATCCACAACCAAACCTCTAACTCTTGCTTCTCTTCCCACTAATAAtgactctcactctcactctcctCCATTAATCCAAACCAATCACACTAATACTAGACCTCCCACTCCCATGCACATAACTATACCACAACCCAAAACAACTCTACCAACAACAAAGAAGCAGAAGCAAAAACGAAAACAACCATCAATAGAAGAAATAGAACGTGCTATTAGCGCCGGAAGGTACCGTGACATTGATCCCAAGTATGTCCCATTTCTTCCTATATGTTGTTCTTAgtttctttttaaagttttggtGTTGATCATGTTCATATATAGGTAATGACATTGTTGTGGTTCTGAATGTTTGTTTTGAGGTGACTTTGTTCAGGGAATTGGATGAGTTAGACAAGTCTAAGTTCGACTTGGCTTCCATGAGTTTTGGTGACAAGTTTGAAAGCCCTGTGGAGAAGAAGCTCCGTGAGACTGGAGAGTCGCTAGAGACTTGGACCCAAAACAGGTTTAGAGACTCTGGTAATCATTTTTCAAATTCAGTtctttgtgattttttgttttagacAGTAGTGTTGGGAAGTCAAACATGTTTTGCTTGTATGTTCACCATTTGTGGAGTCATTGTTGATGAAGACCATTTAGGTTCTCTataattaaagtattaaaatgAACTAAATTCTCAAGTAGTTCCAAGGTGTAGCACAATCAACAGAGGTCTCTAATTCGAGTCTTTTTGGGGCTAAACTCACTTGTCCAAAACACAATTAGACTATGAAGTAAAAAATTCGTTGCTCTTGTTTATCATAAAATGTAAACAATATTTTTGGATTGCTGAAGGCCAAACTACACTTTGGGTCCTCCAAAAATTAgggaaattttaatttcattgcTTTACATGATTTTGTCAATTTTGTCTctcaactttcaatctcaactctcaagtcaattttatccTCAATCAAGCCTACTTCTAATGACAATCGAGAGTCAAAACTGTCAGTCTGACACATTTAAATGTATAGGGACCAAAATTGTAGTTTAGCCACTTAGGAAATCATAGACTCAATCAAGTTTGCATGACTTCCTATCTTTGTACAGCATTATATGCTTTGGATGTCtgatgtttattttatttgtaattgattACTTATTGTGATAGTCGATTAGGTTATAAAAGAATAAAGTGTTCCTTTAGTCTTTGTGAGCAGGTGAaggtatttttaattttatacttgTGGTTGGTGGAAGCGAGAGTAAAATTAATTGAGCTGCAGAATTCAATAATACAAAATAGTTCGTAGGGTTTGAGGAAGATGCCAGAGTTTGAAGGACCATCTGTGTTAATACTAGTATTCTATATGCATCATTGGATAATTTGGGTTTTCCAGTTGTGACCATGTACTTCAATTCTTAGAAGAAGTTAGCAAGCAGGAGGTGCTGAGCAGTGGCATTCTGGCTTAGAGTGAAATTGATTAGTTGAACAACTAAACAAGAGGATTTGGTGTCATGTCTTTACTCTTTATAGTAATAAAGAGAGTATATTTTGTTCATTGAAACTTTGAGTGGGTCGCTTTCtcttaggtgtttttttttttttaagtagataGTGGAGGGAGGGGGAAGCCACGAGTGGCATTCGAACCACAAACATGGGATATCATAAAGAGTGCCATTACCACTAAATTATCACTTGTATCCTTGGATTTCTAGTTTTTAATGCATGAGGAGAATTACCTATTGTTATTAATGGATTTggattaaactttttttttggtggaagaGAGACTAAATAGACTAAGAGATAATTTATTAGGCTGCTGCTGAagtcaataaaatatttcttatgGTTTTGAGGAAGATTCTAGAGTTTAATGCAAGTATGTAGTAGCTGATGACACCCGGTGAACATGATTACTGCAATTTACCTATTACTGCTTTTGTCTCTTGGAAGGTCTTTCTGTTGcatatatgaaaattttcccCAAATGATGGAAAGACactttaactttaaaaaaattccactATGGGTCAAACCTTGTACCttgaaaggaaaggaaaatatcaatcagtcatacttaaaaaaaaaatttaacatattttaattttggccGATCTTGACTAATCTGTTAAAGATCCATaattgaccccaaaaaaataggaactaaggtttttttttttttttttttttttgtttttttttttgtttttaagttttggcTGAAGGGGAGGGGGAAGGGAACTTCTTAAATCAGTCATCCTCATTGTATATAGCTACATTTGTAAGATGTTTGAATCTTTGATAAGTGTTGTTTCGGACTGCTCTGTTGTGCAATGTAATGATCTGAAATTCATTGAAGGCCACTAGCTGAGGTGCAAGTTAAGTACACAACTAATAGACCACAGAAAATCACCTTAAACAAAGAATATAAAATGCAACAATTTAAATAGGAATGTCCCAAATATTTCATCAGAATACAAATCTGCTATtgattcaggaaaaaaaaaatctatatccAAAAAAGTTGATATATTCACGTACAAGTTCTTGCAATTGGCCTTAATACTTTTGCT
This genomic stretch from Quercus lobata isolate SW786 chromosome 3, ValleyOak3.0 Primary Assembly, whole genome shotgun sequence harbors:
- the LOC115981585 gene encoding probable NAD(P)H dehydrogenase subunit CRR3, chloroplastic isoform X1 — protein: MYCLSCLSTTKPLTLASLPTNNDSHSHSPPLIQTNHTNTRPPTPMHITIPQPKTTLPTTKKQKQKRKQPSIEEIERAISAGRYRDIDPKELDELDKSKFDLASMSFGDKFESPVEKKLRETGESLETWTQNRFRDSGKKVLMFVFQWVIPIWTLLILVASGLIKLPFNTPFLDDLLM
- the LOC115981585 gene encoding probable NAD(P)H dehydrogenase subunit CRR3, chloroplastic isoform X2, producing MYCLSCLSTTKPLTLASLPTNNDSHSHSPPLIQTNHTNTRPPTPMHITIPQPKTTLPTTKKQKQKRKQPSIEEIERAISAGRYRDIDPKELDELDKSKFDLASMSFGDKFESPVEKKLRETGESLETWTQNSLCEQVKVFLILYLWLVEARVKLIELQNSIIQNSS